The genomic interval TCATCCAGACAGAGCATAAAAAACGGCAATAAAAAAATTTGTTTTTATGTAAACAATCGTTGCAAGAATTTTTTTTAAGAGCTATATCTTCTCTTAACAGACACATAAACCATGGTGGTTTGTGGAGGAAACCTGAGGAGAACAGGATATGGCAGCTAAGAAGAAAGCAGTCAAGAAGGTTGCTAAGAAGGCTCCGGCGAAAAAAGCCGCGAAGAAAGTAGCGAAAAAAGCCCCAGCGAAAAAAATCGCGAAGAAAGCTCCGGCGAAAAAAGCGCCAGCTAAAAAAGCCGCGAAGAAAGTAGCGAAAAAAGCGCCAGCTAAAAAAGCTCCGGCGAAAAAAGCTGCGAAGAAAGTAGCGAAAAAGAAATAACAGCCTTCGCTGATTATTTTGGCAGCTCCGGATTTCCCGGAGCTGTTTTTTTATCTGTGCTGTTTTTCATTTTACTTCATATATGCGCGCGCTATGCTCATGCCGGTTAATGAAGGAGGCGGTCTCCCATGAAATGTCCTAAATGCGAACATCGCGAAGATAAGGTCATCGACAGTCGTGAAGTGCGCGAAGGCGCGTCCATCCGCCGCCGCCGGCTCTGTTTAAACTGCGGGCTGCGCTTTACCACCTATGAAGAAATTATGCGTGCCGCGATGCAGGTTATTAAACGCGATGGACGCCGCGAAGAATTTTCGCGGGAAAAACTGATCAACAGCCTGGTCATTGCCTGTCAGAAACGACCGATCAGCATTCAGCAGATTGATCAAATCGCCGGCAGCATTATCACACAGATCGAAGCAGAGTATGAGCGCGAAGTCCCTTCCACCGCCATCGGCACAAAGGTCATGGCCCTGCTTGAAAAACTTGATGAAGTAGCATACGTCCGGTTTGCATCGGTGTACCGCCGGTTTAAAGACGTCAGCCAGTTTATGAATGAGGCGGAAAGATTAATCGGTCGCGAATGATTGATGTGCATCAACAGAAAATTCTAAATGAACGCCGGCAGTGGTCCGGTTGCGTTCAGCGTTTTTTGCAGTACGCCGAAATTGAACCGCGCGAAACGGCAGAGGCAGTTATCGAAAGTCTCGCGGTTTTCTGCCAGGGGCGTACACAGATTCAAGGACATGAGCTTTCGCTTTTAACCGCACGCGCGTTTTGTGCCG from Kiritimatiellales bacterium carries:
- the nrdR gene encoding transcriptional regulator NrdR, encoding MKCPKCEHREDKVIDSREVREGASIRRRRLCLNCGLRFTTYEEIMRAAMQVIKRDGRREEFSREKLINSLVIACQKRPISIQQIDQIAGSIITQIEAEYEREVPSTAIGTKVMALLEKLDEVAYVRFASVYRRFKDVSQFMNEAERLIGRE